The following proteins come from a genomic window of Thermoanaerobaculia bacterium:
- a CDS encoding amidohydrolase family protein: protein MKRALLALGLAAACGVTGPLPAEILAITGARLETMGPAGTVTNGTVVIVDGRISAVGADIAIPGDARRIDAHGRVVTPGLMNSLTRLGIVEVSSVEGTADGEVKDDRITAAFDVADALNPRSTLIAVNRIDGLTRAVVAPSAGSSLIAGQGAVIHLGVGADLLVRERVAMFAFLGERGAALTGGARSAAILRLREVLQDAADFAANRKAFDSGDRREYSLSRLDLEALVPVVRGELPLVLTADRASDIVAALRLAKELRLRLVLASVAEGWLVAGEIAAADVPVLVEPLDNLPSSFEQLGATLANAARLRAAGVRVAFMNGDAHNARNVRQSAGNAVANGMSWHDALAALTTVPATIWGIADRYGSLEPGKEADLVIWDGDPLEVTTSADVVLIRGEEIPMESRQTLLRDRYK, encoded by the coding sequence ATGAAACGCGCGCTCCTTGCTCTCGGACTCGCGGCCGCATGCGGCGTGACCGGGCCACTGCCTGCCGAGATCCTCGCCATCACCGGCGCAAGGCTGGAGACCATGGGCCCGGCAGGGACGGTGACGAACGGCACGGTCGTCATCGTCGACGGCCGGATCTCCGCGGTCGGAGCCGACATTGCGATTCCGGGGGACGCCCGGCGCATCGATGCGCACGGTCGCGTCGTGACGCCGGGGCTCATGAACTCGCTCACGCGCCTGGGTATCGTCGAGGTCTCGTCGGTCGAGGGGACGGCCGATGGCGAAGTGAAGGACGACCGCATCACGGCGGCCTTCGACGTCGCCGACGCCCTCAATCCGCGCTCGACGTTGATCGCGGTGAACCGGATCGACGGTCTGACGCGCGCTGTCGTGGCGCCCTCCGCCGGCAGCAGCCTGATCGCCGGGCAGGGCGCCGTGATCCACCTCGGCGTCGGTGCGGATCTCCTCGTGCGCGAGCGCGTCGCCATGTTCGCGTTTCTGGGCGAACGCGGCGCGGCGCTCACCGGCGGCGCGCGCAGCGCGGCGATACTTCGCCTGCGCGAGGTGCTCCAGGACGCCGCCGATTTCGCCGCCAACCGCAAGGCGTTCGATTCCGGAGACCGTCGTGAGTATTCGCTGTCGCGACTCGACCTCGAGGCGCTCGTTCCCGTGGTGCGCGGCGAGCTCCCCCTGGTCCTCACCGCCGACCGCGCCAGCGACATCGTCGCCGCCCTGCGGCTGGCGAAGGAGCTCCGGCTGCGGCTGGTCCTCGCCTCGGTGGCGGAGGGCTGGCTGGTCGCCGGCGAGATCGCCGCGGCCGACGTTCCGGTGCTCGTCGAGCCGCTCGACAACCTGCCGTCGTCCTTCGAACAGCTCGGCGCGACGCTCGCCAACGCGGCCCGGCTGCGCGCGGCGGGGGTGCGCGTGGCGTTCATGAACGGCGACGCGCACAACGCGAGGAACGTCCGCCAGAGCGCCGGCAACGCCGTCGCCAACGGCATGTCCTGGCACGACGCCCTGGCCGCGCTGACGACGGTGCCGGCCACGATCTGGGGGATCGCCGACCGTTACGGCTCTCTCGAGCCCGGGAAGGAGGCCGATCTGGTCATCTGGGACGGCGATCCGCTCGAAGTTACGACCTCCGCCGACGTGGTCCTCATCCGCGGCGAGGAGATCCCGATGGAGAGCCGCCAGACTCTGCTTCGCGACCGGTACAAGTAA
- a CDS encoding NAD(P)/FAD-dependent oxidoreductase, which produces MRRRFRGLRSPPRERYDAVVIGAGIGGLVAANLLAKGGLSVLVVEQHYMVGGYCSIFRRDGFTFDASTHFYPLVGNRETEPGRLLAELGVAVRWLRMDPVDVFHFPDGSRFEVPTDFATYQARLHAAFPDAVQGLNEFFAAAREANTAGLLGYFRGQRSARLERWQNWTVRDALDRFIPDRKLQLLLTADCPHWGSAPCRTSFVFDSMLRLAYFLGNYYPEGSSQAFTDDLARCLEERGGEILTSTAAVRIVTDAGRAEGVEIETTRGALAGRRSVRCDLVIANGDLRHTLGDLLAGAPEAATALRATAGLRPSFPCFLTHLGLMGIPRDEIEAVQGYYWKEWNPDDVGRNALACKVFSPTLFDPDLAPPGGQIVILQKVVEVGPPSPGDPGDPAQRKREVERFVLDQFERILPGANRAIVSRSSASDRTAERFTRNQGGAMLGWEMSPDQLGGKRPDVASPFANLHFVGHWTRPGGGVAPVLVSAMRAAEAILSGRPSTLADRGGPEPAGLPAPPVPAPTTP; this is translated from the coding sequence TTGAGACGGCGATTCCGCGGACTGCGCAGCCCGCCACGCGAACGCTACGACGCGGTCGTCATCGGCGCGGGTATCGGCGGGTTGGTGGCGGCGAACCTCCTGGCGAAGGGCGGGCTGTCGGTGCTGGTCGTCGAGCAGCACTACATGGTCGGCGGCTACTGCAGCATCTTCCGCCGCGACGGATTCACCTTCGATGCCTCGACCCATTTCTATCCACTGGTGGGGAACCGGGAGACCGAGCCTGGCCGGCTCCTCGCAGAGCTCGGCGTCGCCGTCCGCTGGCTGCGGATGGACCCGGTGGATGTCTTCCATTTTCCGGACGGGTCACGATTCGAGGTGCCGACCGACTTCGCGACCTACCAGGCGAGGCTCCATGCCGCGTTCCCGGACGCGGTCCAGGGGTTGAACGAGTTCTTCGCGGCGGCGCGCGAAGCCAACACCGCTGGCCTCCTCGGCTACTTCCGCGGCCAGCGCTCGGCGCGCCTCGAGCGCTGGCAGAATTGGACCGTCCGCGACGCGCTCGACCGCTTCATCCCTGACCGCAAGCTCCAGCTCCTGCTCACGGCCGACTGTCCGCACTGGGGCTCCGCGCCCTGCCGGACCTCGTTCGTCTTCGACTCGATGCTCCGCCTGGCCTACTTCCTCGGCAACTACTACCCGGAGGGGAGCTCGCAGGCCTTCACCGACGACCTGGCGCGCTGCCTCGAGGAGCGCGGCGGCGAGATCCTGACCAGCACCGCTGCGGTGCGCATCGTGACCGACGCGGGCAGGGCCGAAGGGGTGGAGATCGAGACGACGCGCGGGGCGCTCGCCGGCCGGCGCTCGGTGCGCTGCGACCTCGTGATCGCCAACGGCGACCTGCGGCATACCCTGGGCGACCTCCTCGCCGGCGCTCCGGAGGCTGCGACAGCGCTTCGCGCGACCGCGGGGCTGCGCCCGAGCTTCCCGTGCTTTCTGACCCACCTCGGTCTCATGGGCATCCCACGCGACGAGATCGAGGCGGTCCAGGGCTACTACTGGAAGGAGTGGAACCCCGACGACGTCGGTCGCAACGCGCTCGCCTGCAAGGTCTTCTCGCCGACCCTCTTCGACCCCGATCTCGCACCCCCGGGCGGCCAGATCGTGATCCTCCAGAAGGTGGTGGAGGTGGGTCCCCCATCTCCGGGCGATCCGGGCGATCCGGCGCAGCGCAAGCGGGAGGTCGAGCGCTTCGTCCTCGACCAGTTCGAGCGGATCCTGCCGGGCGCGAACCGGGCGATCGTGAGCCGGAGCTCCGCCTCCGACCGCACGGCCGAACGGTTCACCCGCAACCAGGGCGGGGCGATGCTCGGTTGGGAGATGTCGCCGGACCAGCTGGGTGGAAAGAGGCCCGACGTCGCGAGTCCGTTCGCGAATCTCCACTTCGTCGGCCACTGGACGCGGCCCGGTGGCGGCGTCGCCCCGGTGCTCGTCTCGGCGATGCGGGCGGCCGAAGCGATCCTCTCGGGCCGACCCTCGACGCTCGCCGACCGGGGAGGGCCCGAACCTGCCGGCCTCCCGGCGCCTCCGGTTCCGGCCCCGACCACGCCCTGA
- a CDS encoding amidohydrolase, translated as MTSRWLTACMAMLLLSLGCASTAPPAPSRTTAVEASAAVVLPWKTDRAYASTYRPGAAPSVLIRNATILTAVGDRIEKGSLLIRDGKVVAVGAVVEAPPDAVVFDAAGKWVTPGIIDAHSHLGVYPSPGVAGHPDGNEATDPVTADVQAEHSVWPQDPQFALALAGGVTSLQVLPGSANLIGGRGVTLKNVPARDVYSMKFPGAPYGLKMACGENPKRVYGEKGRAPSTRMGNVAGYRAAWIRAARYRDDWEAYASKTAAGATDLKRPERDLELDTLAGVLAGEILVQNHCYRADEMVTMMEIAKEFDYKISAFHHAVEAYKIADVLSQGGICADVWADWWGFKMEAFDGIRENAALVHAAGGCAVIHSDSPVGIQRLNQEAAKAMAAGNRIGLGIREEDAIRWLTLYPAQSIGVGLLTGSLEAGKMADVVVWSGNPFSVYSHAERVYIDGALIYDRHDEAHQPVSDFSLGTTGTNR; from the coding sequence ATGACGAGTCGATGGCTGACCGCCTGCATGGCGATGCTGCTCCTGAGTCTGGGCTGTGCCTCCACGGCACCGCCGGCGCCCTCCCGCACGACCGCGGTCGAGGCGTCGGCTGCGGTCGTGCTCCCCTGGAAGACGGACCGGGCCTACGCCTCCACCTACCGGCCGGGGGCGGCGCCGTCCGTCCTGATCCGGAATGCGACGATCCTCACCGCGGTCGGCGACCGCATCGAAAAGGGCTCGCTGCTGATCCGCGACGGCAAGGTGGTCGCGGTCGGGGCCGTCGTCGAGGCGCCGCCGGATGCGGTGGTGTTCGATGCCGCCGGCAAATGGGTGACTCCCGGGATCATCGACGCCCACTCGCACCTCGGGGTCTACCCGTCGCCCGGAGTGGCTGGCCATCCGGATGGCAATGAGGCGACCGACCCGGTCACAGCGGACGTGCAGGCGGAGCACTCGGTGTGGCCGCAGGATCCCCAGTTCGCCCTTGCGCTGGCCGGCGGAGTCACCTCTCTTCAGGTCCTGCCCGGTTCGGCGAATCTCATCGGCGGACGCGGAGTGACACTCAAGAATGTCCCGGCGCGCGACGTCTACTCGATGAAGTTCCCCGGCGCTCCGTACGGCCTGAAGATGGCCTGCGGCGAGAATCCCAAGCGGGTCTACGGCGAGAAGGGACGCGCGCCGTCGACCCGGATGGGCAATGTCGCCGGCTATCGCGCCGCCTGGATCCGGGCCGCCAGGTACCGCGACGACTGGGAGGCCTACGCGAGCAAGACCGCAGCCGGCGCGACCGACCTGAAGCGACCCGAGCGCGATCTCGAGCTCGACACCCTGGCCGGCGTGCTGGCCGGCGAGATCCTGGTGCAGAACCACTGCTACCGGGCCGACGAAATGGTCACGATGATGGAGATCGCCAAGGAGTTCGACTACAAGATCAGCGCCTTTCACCATGCCGTGGAGGCCTACAAGATCGCCGACGTCCTCTCGCAGGGCGGCATCTGCGCCGATGTCTGGGCCGACTGGTGGGGTTTCAAGATGGAAGCGTTCGACGGCATCCGCGAGAACGCGGCCCTGGTTCATGCCGCGGGCGGCTGCGCGGTCATTCACTCGGACTCGCCGGTGGGGATCCAGCGGCTCAATCAGGAGGCCGCCAAGGCGATGGCCGCGGGAAATCGCATCGGACTCGGCATCCGCGAGGAGGATGCCATTCGTTGGCTCACGCTCTACCCCGCGCAGTCGATCGGGGTCGGTCTCCTCACCGGTTCGCTCGAGGCGGGCAAGATGGCCGACGTGGTGGTGTGGAGCGGCAACCCCTTCAGCGTCTACAGCCACGCTGAGAGGGTCTACATCGACGGCGCCCTGATCTACGACCGCCACGACGAGGCGCATCAGCCGGTATCTGATTTCTCACTCGGCACGACGGGGACGAACCGATGA
- a CDS encoding FAD binding domain-containing protein — translation MLRLPKFRLHQPATLAEAASILDAEGEAARLVAGGTDLWPNLKRRHQKAGEVVSLSRLAELRAVNANGDLHLGAMATLTSVERHAAVRERFPALAAAVGWISSPVLRNMGTIGGNVCLDTRCTYYNQNEEWRQSISYCMKAEGKICWVAPSSPRCWAVQSADSAPMLVALGARVTLVSTAGERQIPIAALYHDDGMAYLTKRRDEIVTAIVVPGASDAAHCRTAFFKLRRRGSIDFGVLSVAVALWMDGGSDGTVRDARVVLGSIASLPSSADEVAQALIGQKLTPETIAAAASKARSAATPMDNTDLDPRWRGQVTPVYVERTLREAAGLPAG, via the coding sequence ATGCTGCGACTGCCGAAGTTCCGACTGCATCAACCGGCGACGCTCGCCGAAGCCGCATCGATCCTCGACGCGGAGGGCGAAGCCGCACGCCTCGTCGCCGGCGGCACCGACCTCTGGCCGAACCTCAAGCGCCGCCATCAGAAGGCCGGGGAGGTCGTCTCGCTCTCCCGGCTCGCGGAGCTGCGCGCCGTGAATGCGAACGGCGATCTCCACCTCGGCGCGATGGCGACGCTCACCAGCGTCGAGCGCCACGCCGCGGTCCGCGAGCGCTTCCCCGCCCTCGCCGCCGCCGTCGGGTGGATCTCCTCGCCGGTGTTGCGCAACATGGGCACGATCGGCGGCAACGTCTGCCTCGACACGCGCTGCACCTACTACAACCAGAACGAGGAGTGGCGGCAGTCGATCTCCTACTGCATGAAGGCCGAAGGGAAGATCTGCTGGGTGGCGCCGTCCTCGCCGCGCTGCTGGGCGGTCCAGTCCGCCGACTCGGCGCCGATGCTGGTGGCGCTGGGGGCGCGCGTGACGCTGGTCTCGACGGCGGGCGAGCGCCAGATTCCGATCGCCGCGCTCTACCACGACGACGGCATGGCCTATCTCACCAAGCGGCGAGACGAGATCGTCACCGCCATCGTCGTTCCGGGGGCGTCGGACGCCGCGCACTGCCGCACCGCCTTCTTCAAGCTGCGCCGCCGCGGCTCGATCGACTTCGGAGTTCTCTCGGTCGCCGTGGCGCTCTGGATGGACGGCGGCAGCGACGGGACGGTGCGCGACGCGCGGGTCGTCCTCGGTTCGATCGCCTCGCTCCCCTCCTCTGCCGACGAAGTCGCGCAGGCGCTCATCGGCCAGAAGCTCACCCCCGAGACGATCGCCGCCGCGGCATCGAAAGCAAGGAGCGCCGCCACCCCGATGGACAACACCGACCTCGACCCCCGCTGGCGCGGCCAGGTCACCCCGGTCTACGTCGAACGCACCCTGCGCGAAGCGGCGGGGCTTCCGGCGGGCTGA
- a CDS encoding beta-ketoacyl-[acyl-carrier-protein] synthase family protein — MTPRRVVVTGLGLVTPLAVGTEATWTGLLAGRVATGPVRSFDATRYRVDRGAEIDGFRPEEHLRRLDPASVGRASQLAAVAARLALADAGLEGDADPRATPERCGVAMGTTSGEPAEIERFDDAWVAGAAATSDPRFVSRYPCHVIAQNVAREVGWRGPVAMLPNACAAGNYAVAYASELLRSGRADRMLAGGADIFSRITYSGFARLGAVAPDRCRPFDRERKGMIPGEGAAVLVLETLERARARGASIYAEVAGYGLSCDAHHMTGAQPSGDGALRAMELALVGAGATAAEVSYVSAHGTGTPANDRVEALALQRLFGENAAATPVSSIKSMIGHTMGAASAIEAAVCALAVRHGWIPPTANFEAADDDCRLDFVPNTARRHPVGLAMNNAYAFGGSNASVLFRAVPA, encoded by the coding sequence ATGACACCGCGGCGAGTCGTGGTCACCGGCCTCGGCCTCGTGACGCCGCTCGCGGTCGGTACCGAGGCGACATGGACGGGCCTGCTGGCCGGACGCGTCGCGACCGGTCCGGTGCGCAGCTTCGATGCGACGCGATATCGCGTCGATCGCGGCGCCGAGATCGACGGTTTCCGTCCCGAGGAGCATCTGCGGCGTCTGGATCCGGCGAGCGTCGGCCGAGCCTCGCAGCTCGCCGCCGTCGCCGCCCGCCTGGCGCTCGCCGACGCGGGTCTCGAGGGCGATGCCGATCCCAGGGCGACGCCGGAGCGCTGTGGCGTGGCGATGGGGACGACCTCGGGCGAACCCGCGGAGATCGAGCGTTTCGACGACGCCTGGGTCGCCGGGGCGGCTGCCACCAGCGATCCGCGTTTCGTCTCGCGTTACCCCTGCCATGTGATTGCGCAGAATGTGGCGCGCGAAGTGGGCTGGCGCGGGCCGGTCGCGATGCTGCCCAACGCCTGCGCCGCCGGCAACTACGCCGTCGCCTACGCCAGCGAGCTCCTGCGTTCCGGCCGCGCCGACCGGATGCTCGCCGGCGGCGCCGACATCTTCTCGCGCATCACCTACTCCGGATTCGCCCGGCTCGGTGCCGTGGCACCCGATCGCTGCCGGCCGTTCGACCGCGAACGCAAGGGGATGATCCCGGGCGAGGGCGCGGCCGTCCTCGTCCTCGAGACGCTCGAGCGGGCGCGGGCGCGCGGTGCGAGCATCTATGCCGAGGTTGCCGGCTACGGCCTGTCGTGCGACGCCCACCACATGACCGGAGCGCAGCCGTCGGGCGACGGCGCGCTGCGCGCCATGGAGCTGGCGCTTGTCGGGGCCGGCGCCACCGCCGCCGAGGTCAGCTACGTCAGCGCCCACGGCACCGGCACGCCGGCGAACGACCGCGTCGAAGCGCTCGCCCTCCAGCGGCTCTTCGGCGAGAACGCCGCTGCGACGCCGGTCTCGTCGATCAAGTCGATGATCGGCCACACGATGGGCGCGGCTTCCGCGATCGAGGCCGCGGTCTGCGCGCTCGCGGTCCGCCACGGCTGGATCCCGCCGACGGCGAACTTCGAGGCCGCCGACGACGATTGCCGGCTCGATTTCGTGCCCAACACCGCCCGCCGTCACCCGGTCGGGCTGGCCATGAACAACGCTTACGCCTTCGGCGGCAGCAACGCCTCCGTCCTCTTTCGCGCGGTGCCGGCGTGA
- a CDS encoding carotenoid oxygenase family protein: MSDFAPGLEAAFGAPPREFGPGPVAVEGALPEFLRGSLYLVGPARFDCFGQRYRHWLDGDGMVVALHLGQGPPRAAARYVRTEKWVEEEGAGRAIYRTFGTAFPGDRLRRGRALASPANVSVLPFAGRLLVFGEQGLPYELDPSDLGTRARCDFGCLNEATPFAAHPAVDPQTGEMVNFGVSFAADRPLLHLFRFDREGRLAARSRAELAHPYSVHDFSLSRRYAVFALSPYLLDVAAMLEHGATVAESLRFEPELGARLALFDRATGELAASIPIGDGYCLHQVNAFDDGEELVVDLLELEEPVYPDYDGLPELFTRVRPAHVVRLRVDPAAGRIIERRAVGAGLAADFPVIDPQLSGLPADVFWMLAIAETGRPGRKFFDRLQRFDWRAGGVADQYVPPPWHYLAGEPVFVPAHAGSVGSGAASAAQAGVVLCPEFDAERCESAFVVLDALDLARGPLARLVLPSPVQLGFHAAFAPAEANR; encoded by the coding sequence TTGAGCGACTTCGCTCCCGGGCTCGAGGCGGCCTTCGGTGCCCCGCCCCGGGAGTTCGGGCCTGGACCGGTCGCTGTCGAAGGCGCTTTGCCGGAGTTCCTCCGCGGTTCGCTCTATCTCGTCGGGCCGGCGCGCTTCGACTGCTTCGGCCAGCGCTACCGCCACTGGCTGGACGGCGACGGCATGGTCGTGGCCCTGCACCTCGGGCAGGGACCGCCGCGGGCGGCAGCGAGGTACGTACGCACCGAGAAGTGGGTGGAGGAGGAGGGCGCCGGCCGGGCGATCTACCGGACCTTCGGAACGGCCTTCCCCGGCGACCGTCTGCGTCGCGGCAGGGCGCTCGCCTCGCCGGCGAACGTCAGCGTGCTGCCGTTCGCCGGGCGGCTGCTGGTCTTCGGCGAGCAGGGCCTGCCGTATGAGCTCGATCCATCGGATCTCGGGACTCGCGCGCGATGCGATTTCGGCTGCCTCAACGAAGCGACGCCGTTCGCCGCGCATCCGGCAGTCGATCCGCAGACCGGGGAGATGGTGAACTTCGGCGTATCCTTCGCCGCCGACCGGCCGCTCCTGCATCTCTTCCGCTTCGACCGTGAGGGTAGGCTGGCCGCGCGCTCGCGCGCCGAGCTCGCCCATCCTTACTCGGTGCACGACTTCTCGCTTTCGCGCCGCTACGCGGTCTTTGCCCTCTCTCCCTACCTGCTCGACGTCGCGGCGATGCTCGAGCACGGCGCCACGGTCGCCGAGTCCCTGCGCTTCGAACCAGAGCTCGGCGCCCGGCTCGCCCTGTTCGATCGCGCGACCGGAGAGCTCGCGGCCTCGATTCCGATCGGGGACGGCTACTGCCTGCACCAGGTCAACGCATTCGACGACGGAGAAGAGCTGGTCGTCGACCTCCTGGAGCTCGAAGAGCCGGTGTATCCCGACTACGACGGTCTGCCCGAGCTCTTCACCCGCGTGCGGCCGGCGCACGTAGTGCGTTTGCGGGTTGACCCCGCCGCCGGGCGGATCATCGAGCGTCGGGCGGTCGGCGCCGGTCTCGCCGCGGACTTCCCCGTGATCGATCCGCAGCTTTCCGGGCTGCCGGCCGACGTCTTCTGGATGCTGGCAATCGCGGAGACCGGGCGCCCGGGGCGCAAATTCTTCGACCGTCTGCAGCGCTTCGACTGGCGGGCGGGAGGAGTGGCCGATCAGTACGTCCCGCCCCCGTGGCACTATCTCGCCGGCGAGCCGGTCTTCGTGCCGGCGCACGCTGGCTCCGTTGGCTCCGGTGCCGCCAGTGCCGCCCAGGCCGGCGTCGTGCTCTGTCCCGAGTTCGACGCCGAGCGGTGCGAGAGCGCCTTCGTCGTGCTCGATGCCCTCGATCTCGCCCGCGGACCGCTGGCGCGCCTCGTCCTGCCGTCCCCTGTCCAGCTCGGCTTCCACGCGGCCTTCGCGCCGGCGGAGGCGAACCGGTGA
- a CDS encoding acyl carrier protein, with protein sequence MESAEIRATIRRLITGITRVPAERIADETSFRAELNIDSLSLIEIGVAVDYEFRLDSPEEAFATVDTLAQTAELVEVQLAARRGAVAAR encoded by the coding sequence ATGGAGAGTGCAGAGATTCGCGCGACCATCCGGAGGCTGATCACCGGCATCACGCGGGTTCCGGCGGAACGCATCGCGGACGAGACGTCGTTCCGGGCGGAGCTCAACATCGATTCGCTGTCGCTCATCGAGATCGGCGTGGCGGTCGACTACGAATTCCGGCTGGATTCGCCCGAGGAGGCGTTCGCCACGGTCGACACGCTGGCGCAGACTGCCGAGCTGGTGGAAGTTCAGCTCGCGGCGCGGCGGGGGGCCGTGGCGGCGCGATGA
- a CDS encoding hydroxymethylglutaryl-CoA reductase: MSSRQPLDLVPRFSGRGYDDEAIAERRRWVEAKTGASLESVAAHSMPGPGMRGNIENAIGAVQVPLGVAGPLLVRGEHASGSFYVPFATTEGALVSSYERGMAALARAGGVEVRLERDENRVSPAFACLDVARAAELARWFAVAAADLVALAAATTRHGRLLRVTPRQVGRHVIVDFDYSTGDASGMNMAVRATEHACRWAVERSCAESFEIFSGAESEKRAGAALWRGGKGKWATAGAAIPAAVLRSMLRTDAPALARLSGRTAAASLAAGASANNGQLANGLAAIFIACGQDVANVANAAVGITRFEELADGAVYASVTLPSLTVGTVGGGTALATSHECLSLLDCAGTGRAGKFAEIVAAALLAGELSMAAAITAGELGAAHDALGRNRPGMPQ; encoded by the coding sequence GTGAGCTCCCGCCAACCGCTCGACCTCGTGCCGCGCTTCAGCGGTCGCGGCTACGACGACGAAGCGATCGCGGAGCGGCGGCGTTGGGTCGAGGCGAAGACCGGCGCCAGCCTCGAGAGCGTCGCTGCGCATTCGATGCCCGGCCCGGGGATGCGCGGCAACATCGAGAACGCGATCGGGGCGGTCCAGGTTCCTCTCGGCGTCGCCGGGCCGTTGCTCGTCCGTGGGGAGCACGCCTCGGGGAGCTTCTACGTGCCGTTCGCGACGACCGAAGGGGCGCTGGTCTCCTCTTACGAACGTGGCATGGCGGCCCTCGCCCGCGCCGGTGGCGTGGAGGTGCGCCTCGAACGCGACGAGAACCGCGTTTCCCCCGCGTTCGCCTGCCTCGACGTCGCCCGGGCTGCCGAGCTCGCGCGCTGGTTCGCCGTCGCGGCGGCGGATCTCGTCGCCCTCGCCGCTGCGACCACGCGTCATGGCCGGCTCTTGCGGGTCACGCCGCGACAGGTGGGGCGCCACGTGATCGTCGACTTCGACTACTCGACCGGTGACGCCTCGGGCATGAACATGGCGGTGCGCGCTACCGAGCACGCCTGCCGGTGGGCGGTCGAGCGATCGTGCGCCGAGTCGTTCGAGATCTTCAGTGGCGCAGAGTCCGAGAAACGGGCTGGCGCGGCGCTCTGGCGCGGCGGCAAGGGGAAGTGGGCGACCGCCGGGGCCGCCATTCCCGCCGCCGTTCTGAGATCGATGCTGCGCACCGACGCTCCGGCGCTCGCCCGTCTGAGCGGGCGCACCGCCGCCGCCAGCCTCGCTGCCGGCGCGTCGGCGAACAACGGCCAGCTCGCCAACGGTCTGGCCGCGATCTTCATCGCCTGCGGGCAGGACGTAGCGAACGTCGCGAACGCCGCGGTCGGAATCACCCGCTTCGAAGAGCTGGCCGACGGCGCGGTCTACGCCAGCGTGACGCTGCCGTCGCTCACCGTCGGTACGGTCGGCGGCGGCACCGCGCTCGCGACCTCCCACGAATGTCTGAGCCTGCTCGACTGCGCGGGGACGGGCAGAGCAGGAAAATTCGCCGAGATCGTCGCCGCAGCGCTCCTCGCCGGCGAGCTCTCGATGGCCGCGGCGATCACCGCCGGCGAGCTCGGCGCCGCGCACGACGCTCTGGGGAGGAACCGCCCGGGGATGCCGCAGTGA